A region of Planococcus sp. MSAK28401 DNA encodes the following proteins:
- the smpB gene encoding SsrA-binding protein SmpB codes for MAKGEGKVIAQNKKAGFDFAIEETIEAGIVLLGTEIKSARSGKVQIKDAFVRIRNGEAWISNMHISPYEQGNQFNHDPLRSRKLLLHKKQINELVGKSKVEGAAIVPLKMYLKDGYAKVLLGVGKGKKKYDKREDLKKKDAKRAIDRALKERSR; via the coding sequence ATGGCCAAAGGAGAAGGCAAAGTAATTGCCCAGAATAAAAAAGCGGGATTCGATTTCGCGATTGAAGAAACGATCGAAGCAGGAATTGTCCTGCTCGGTACGGAGATTAAATCCGCCAGAAGCGGCAAAGTGCAGATTAAAGATGCATTCGTCCGCATCCGGAACGGGGAAGCCTGGATTTCCAATATGCACATCTCGCCGTATGAACAGGGCAACCAGTTTAACCACGACCCGCTGCGCTCGCGCAAGCTTTTGCTTCACAAAAAGCAGATTAACGAACTTGTCGGCAAATCGAAAGTCGAAGGGGCGGCAATCGTCCCGCTCAAGATGTACTTGAAAGACGGATATGCCAAAGTGCTGCTCGGCGTCGGTAAAGGGAAGAAAAAATACGACAAGCGCGAAGACTTGAAGAAGAAAGACGCGAAGCGGGCAATCGACCGCGCGCTCAAAGAGAGAAGCCGTTAA